Proteins from a genomic interval of Kitasatospora herbaricolor:
- a CDS encoding LysR family transcriptional regulator — protein sequence MDIDTRLLRSFAVVCEEGQLTAAAARLRVSQPALTKQIRQLEERVGAELFRRSRAGMTPTAAGNALAAHAGELLGSWDDALRATRDAAAQGGATLRVGFEGGTINLIGRQTVTDFTTRMPGWQVEIRQNSWFDPAAGLTAGEVDLALWHAPPWMAERYATSLLGTDRRCIALAAGHRLAGETLIDFAELLEEPFVAMPAEAGHWREYWLGAQERGGRPARIGAVAHNADEWLAAVACGQGIGIAPETISRLSTRPGVVYRPVRGLGPGQVGLYWPRERPCTPAMTAFIRSCRATVEIGGPAAAGPQTESKGSG from the coding sequence ATGGACATCGACACCCGCCTGCTGCGCTCCTTCGCCGTGGTCTGCGAAGAGGGGCAGCTCACCGCGGCCGCGGCCCGGCTGCGGGTGTCCCAGCCGGCGCTCACCAAGCAGATCCGGCAGTTGGAGGAGCGGGTCGGCGCTGAGCTGTTCCGGCGTTCGCGGGCCGGGATGACCCCGACGGCCGCCGGCAACGCGCTGGCCGCGCACGCGGGCGAGCTGCTCGGCTCCTGGGACGACGCGCTGCGGGCCACCCGGGACGCGGCGGCACAGGGCGGGGCCACGCTCCGGGTGGGCTTCGAGGGCGGCACGATCAACCTGATCGGCCGGCAGACCGTGACGGACTTCACCACCAGGATGCCGGGCTGGCAGGTCGAGATACGGCAGAACAGCTGGTTCGACCCGGCCGCCGGGCTCACCGCCGGCGAGGTGGACCTCGCGCTGTGGCACGCGCCGCCGTGGATGGCCGAGCGCTACGCCACCAGCCTGCTGGGGACGGACCGGCGGTGCATCGCCCTGGCGGCCGGCCACCGGCTGGCCGGCGAGACCCTGATCGACTTCGCCGAGCTGCTGGAGGAGCCGTTCGTGGCGATGCCCGCCGAGGCCGGCCACTGGCGGGAGTACTGGCTGGGGGCGCAGGAGCGCGGCGGGCGGCCGGCCCGGATCGGGGCGGTCGCGCACAACGCGGACGAGTGGCTGGCGGCGGTGGCCTGCGGCCAGGGCATCGGCATCGCGCCGGAGACCATCAGCCGGCTGAGCACCCGGCCCGGCGTGGTGTACCGGCCGGTCCGGGGGCTCGGCCCGGGGCAGGTCGGGCTGTACTGGCCCCGGGAGCGGCCGTGCACGCCGGCGATGACCGCCTTCATCCGCAGCTGCCGCGCGACGGTGGAGATCGGCGGCCCGGCCGCCGCCGGGCCTCAGACCGAGTCGAAGGGCTCCGGGTAG
- a CDS encoding ATP-binding protein, which produces MSSESAAGRRGAAAGGLPAEVTSFVGRREELTALAGLLARARLVTVTGPGGVGKSRLAVRAAARAARSFPDGVRLVEVAEVQDALLLGHAVLEALGLTDSTARPPLDVLVEQLAGCRLLLVLDGCEHLVAACAELVDALLRALPGLRVLATSRESLQSTGEHLLAVAPLPVASGPAGLPDAVQLFADRARAVLPGFTLGPADEPDITQLCRRLDGIPLAVELAAGRLRALSVEQIAARLDDRFKLLTGGSRGALPRHQTLRTTIGWSHELCTVQERLLWARLSVFAGSFELEAAEYVCAGDGIEADEMLDLIGDLINKSVLLRVSEPAGRPGGPRRPARWSSGAGAVRYRMLDTLREYGGQWLRATGDEQRLLRRHRDWYLGVATWGEVEWFGPRQAETAERTELAHPNLRAALEFCLAEPGEEQIALLMAGTLWFYWVGCGHLGEGRHWLDRALALAPEPTEARAKALWVTGYMATLQGDLHRAAPALEECRRQALATGDDRALAYALHRQGCAALIGDEPGRATELFEEALWHYNTIGELNSNVLMAMFELGVAHLFQGDRETGELWFGRVRELCEEHGEQWAYAYGLYAMAYAQWLAGDVRLARAYARECVRLNYLFRDLLGIVLGVEVLALLETEPAGPGEDCDLVEARVLQGAAHRIWQGVGKPFFGSRIFNGAHQECEARARAGLTEQEFLEAFELGAVLDLDAAVGRALGDEERPGGPGRLPGPRPSPRSPSPSPVRNP; this is translated from the coding sequence TTGTCCAGCGAGTCAGCAGCAGGGCGGCGGGGGGCGGCGGCCGGCGGCCTCCCGGCCGAGGTGACCAGCTTCGTCGGCCGACGGGAGGAGCTGACGGCGCTGGCCGGACTGCTGGCCCGGGCCCGCCTGGTGACGGTGACAGGACCGGGCGGGGTCGGCAAGAGCCGGCTGGCCGTCCGCGCGGCGGCGCGGGCGGCCCGGAGCTTCCCGGACGGCGTCCGACTGGTCGAGGTGGCCGAGGTGCAGGACGCGCTCCTGCTGGGCCACGCCGTGCTGGAGGCGCTGGGGCTGACCGACTCGACGGCCCGGCCGCCGCTGGACGTCCTGGTCGAGCAGCTGGCCGGGTGCCGGCTGCTGCTGGTGCTGGACGGCTGCGAACACCTGGTGGCCGCCTGCGCCGAACTGGTGGACGCGCTGCTGCGGGCGCTGCCGGGCCTGCGGGTGCTGGCGACCAGCCGGGAGTCCCTGCAGTCGACCGGCGAGCACCTGCTGGCGGTCGCGCCGCTGCCGGTGGCGTCCGGCCCGGCCGGACTCCCCGACGCGGTGCAGCTGTTCGCCGACCGGGCCCGGGCGGTGCTGCCCGGCTTCACCCTCGGCCCCGCCGACGAGCCCGATATCACCCAGCTCTGCCGTCGCCTGGACGGCATCCCGCTGGCGGTGGAGCTGGCCGCGGGACGGTTGCGCGCGCTGTCGGTGGAGCAGATCGCCGCCCGGCTGGACGACCGCTTCAAGCTGCTCACCGGCGGCTCTCGCGGCGCCCTGCCGCGCCATCAGACCCTGCGGACGACCATCGGCTGGAGTCATGAACTCTGCACGGTGCAGGAACGTTTACTCTGGGCCCGCCTCTCGGTCTTCGCGGGGAGCTTCGAGCTGGAGGCCGCCGAGTACGTCTGCGCCGGTGACGGCATCGAGGCCGACGAGATGCTCGACCTGATCGGCGACCTGATCAACAAGTCCGTGCTGCTGCGGGTGTCCGAGCCCGCCGGCCGGCCGGGCGGGCCGCGCCGGCCGGCCCGGTGGAGCAGCGGCGCCGGAGCCGTGCGGTACCGGATGCTCGACACCCTGCGCGAGTACGGCGGCCAGTGGCTGCGTGCCACCGGCGACGAGCAGCGGCTGCTGCGCCGCCACCGCGACTGGTACCTGGGGGTGGCCACCTGGGGCGAGGTGGAGTGGTTCGGCCCGCGACAGGCGGAGACCGCCGAGCGCACCGAGCTGGCGCACCCCAACCTCCGGGCGGCGCTGGAGTTCTGCCTGGCCGAGCCGGGCGAGGAGCAGATCGCGCTGCTGATGGCCGGCACCCTCTGGTTCTACTGGGTCGGCTGCGGACACCTGGGCGAGGGCCGGCACTGGCTGGACCGCGCCCTCGCGCTCGCCCCCGAACCGACCGAGGCCCGGGCGAAGGCCCTCTGGGTCACCGGCTACATGGCCACCCTGCAGGGGGACCTGCACCGGGCGGCGCCCGCCCTGGAGGAGTGCCGGCGCCAGGCACTGGCCACCGGGGACGACCGCGCCCTCGCCTACGCCCTGCACCGGCAGGGCTGCGCGGCGCTGATCGGCGACGAGCCGGGCCGGGCCACCGAGCTGTTCGAGGAGGCGCTCTGGCACTACAACACCATCGGCGAGCTCAACAGCAACGTGCTGATGGCGATGTTCGAGCTGGGCGTCGCCCACCTCTTCCAGGGCGACCGGGAGACCGGCGAACTCTGGTTCGGCCGGGTCCGCGAGCTCTGCGAGGAGCACGGTGAGCAGTGGGCGTACGCCTACGGGCTCTACGCGATGGCGTACGCGCAGTGGCTGGCCGGGGACGTCCGGCTGGCGCGGGCGTACGCGCGCGAGTGCGTCCGGCTCAACTACCTCTTCCGGGACCTGCTGGGGATCGTGCTGGGGGTGGAGGTGCTCGCGCTGCTGGAGACCGAGCCGGCGGGGCCCGGCGAGGACTGCGACCTGGTCGAGGCACGGGTGCTGCAGGGCGCGGCGCACCGGATCTGGCAGGGCGTGGGCAAGCCGTTCTTCGGCTCGCGGATCTTCAACGGCGCGCACCAGGAGTGCGAGGCGCGGGCCCGGGCCGGGCTGACCGAGCAGGAGTTCCTGGAGGCCTTCGAGCTGGGCGCCGTCCTGGACCTGGACGCGGCGGTCGGCCGGGCGCTCGGGGACGAGGAGCGGCCCGGCGGGCCGGGACGGCTGCCGGGGCCCCGGCCGTCACCGCGCTCGCCGTCGCCCTCGCCGGTGCGCAACCCGTGA
- a CDS encoding DUF948 domain-containing protein: MSVGELAGLLVAVFWAVLVTLLAVVLVRLSRVLREAAALVSAVTEQAVPLLVDAGSAVRSANEQLARVDEITANVQDAAANANALSSTVAATFGGPLVKVAAFSYGVRKAVAKQNGTAGLPQQPGEREALARLVRAEVRAATAPRGGLLARVRRAVRG; encoded by the coding sequence GTGTCCGTGGGAGAGCTGGCCGGCCTGCTCGTCGCCGTGTTCTGGGCGGTGCTGGTCACCCTGCTCGCGGTCGTCCTGGTACGGCTCTCACGGGTGCTCAGGGAGGCCGCGGCGCTGGTGTCCGCCGTCACCGAGCAGGCCGTCCCGCTGCTGGTCGACGCGGGCAGCGCGGTGCGCAGCGCCAACGAGCAGCTGGCCCGGGTGGACGAGATCACCGCCAACGTGCAGGACGCCGCCGCCAACGCCAACGCCCTCTCCTCCACGGTCGCCGCCACCTTCGGCGGCCCGCTGGTCAAGGTCGCGGCCTTCAGCTACGGCGTCCGCAAGGCGGTCGCCAAACAGAACGGCACCGCGGGCCTGCCGCAGCAGCCGGGCGAGCGCGAGGCACTGGCCCGGCTGGTCCGGGCCGAGGTGCGCGCCGCGACGGCGCCGCGCGGCGGCCTGCTCGCCAGGGTCCGGCGCGCGGTGAGGGGCTGA
- a CDS encoding tetratricopeptide repeat protein, translated as MTTGHDSSREYALARFHFDAKAYTDAARLLEGVLAEEPGNLSVRLLLARSLYHSAQLSRAADELRRILEQDPAEDYARLMLGRTLQRQGRPDEARVHLRLAAAMGTGTV; from the coding sequence ATGACCACCGGCCACGACAGCTCCAGGGAGTACGCCCTGGCGCGGTTCCACTTCGACGCGAAGGCGTACACCGACGCCGCCCGCCTGCTGGAGGGCGTGCTGGCCGAGGAGCCGGGCAACCTCTCCGTCCGGCTGCTGCTCGCCCGCAGCCTGTACCACTCCGCGCAGCTCTCCCGGGCCGCCGACGAGCTGCGCCGGATCCTGGAGCAGGACCCGGCGGAGGACTACGCCCGGCTGATGCTCGGCCGTACCCTCCAGCGCCAGGGCCGCCCCGACGAGGCCCGGGTCCACCTGCGGCTGGCGGCCGCGATGGGCACCGGGACGGTCTGA
- a CDS encoding DUF6167 family protein — MVRRIFWMAVGAGATVWAMNKANEAVHRLTPDSLSGTAARGALHLGDAAKRFAGDVRAGMAEREEQLRAELGLDGTAVVEPRRHRALRGEPEYRAISAAPGSPAAALPPSSSARPTPRAIEPTPRRPLSPRGSTPNRKDQ; from the coding sequence ATGGTTCGGCGCATCTTCTGGATGGCGGTCGGCGCCGGCGCCACCGTCTGGGCCATGAACAAGGCCAACGAGGCCGTCCACCGGCTCACCCCTGACAGTCTTTCGGGCACCGCCGCCCGCGGCGCGCTGCACCTGGGCGACGCGGCGAAGCGCTTCGCCGGCGACGTCCGCGCCGGCATGGCCGAGCGCGAGGAGCAACTGCGCGCCGAGCTGGGCCTGGACGGCACCGCCGTGGTCGAGCCCCGGCGGCACCGGGCGCTGCGCGGCGAGCCCGAGTACCGAGCTATCTCGGCGGCGCCCGGCAGTCCGGCCGCCGCCCTGCCTCCGTCCAGCAGTGCCCGTCCCACCCCCAGAGCCATCGAACCGACGCCCCGCCGGCCGCTTTCGCCGCGGGGCAGTACCCCGAACCGGAAGGACCAATAA
- the ppk2 gene encoding polyphosphate kinase 2: MAGRSGDERLARKPYERELLRLQAELVKLQEWVRAEGARLVVVFEGRDAAGKGGAIKRVTEYLNPRIARVAALPTPTERQRTQWYFQRYVEHLPAAGEIVLFDRSWYNRAGVEKVMGFCTEEEYWQFLNQCPTFERMLIESGILLRKYWFSVSDTEQERRFRGRLEDPMRRWKLSPMDTESITRWEEYSRAKDAMFVHTDTPESPWHVVESDDKRRARINMIAHLLSVVPYRDVVRPEIGLPARPPSEGYRRPPRDLQKYVPDHAATLEG; this comes from the coding sequence ATGGCAGGCAGGTCCGGAGACGAACGCCTCGCGAGGAAGCCCTACGAGCGGGAGCTGCTGCGCCTGCAGGCCGAGCTGGTGAAGCTCCAGGAGTGGGTGCGCGCCGAGGGTGCCCGGCTGGTGGTCGTCTTCGAGGGCCGCGACGCCGCCGGCAAGGGCGGCGCGATCAAGCGGGTCACCGAGTACCTGAACCCCCGCATCGCCCGGGTCGCCGCCCTCCCCACCCCGACCGAGCGCCAGCGCACCCAGTGGTACTTCCAGCGGTACGTCGAGCACCTGCCGGCCGCCGGCGAGATCGTGCTGTTCGACCGCAGCTGGTACAACCGGGCCGGCGTGGAGAAGGTGATGGGCTTCTGCACCGAGGAGGAGTACTGGCAGTTCCTGAACCAGTGCCCGACCTTCGAGCGGATGCTGATCGAGTCGGGCATCCTGCTGCGCAAGTACTGGTTCTCGGTCAGCGACACCGAGCAGGAGCGCCGGTTCCGGGGCCGTCTGGAGGACCCGATGCGGCGCTGGAAGCTCTCCCCGATGGACACCGAGTCGATCACCCGGTGGGAGGAGTACTCCCGGGCCAAGGACGCGATGTTCGTCCACACCGACACCCCCGAGTCGCCCTGGCACGTGGTGGAGAGCGACGACAAGCGCCGGGCCCGGATCAACATGATCGCCCACCTGCTGTCGGTCGTCCCGTACCGCGACGTGGTCCGGCCCGAGATCGGGCTGCCGGCCCGCCCGCCGTCCGAGGGCTACCGCCGCCCGCCGCGCGACCTGCAGAAGTACGTCCCCGACCACGCGGCCACCCTGGAGGGCTGA
- the rpsD gene encoding 30S ribosomal protein S4, with amino-acid sequence MANQKRPKVKIARALGIPLTPKSVKYFEARPYPPGQHGRGRKQNSDYKVRLLEKQRLRAQYDLSETQMARAFDRAKKAEGKTGEALVADLEVRLDSLVLRSGIARTIYQARQMVVHGHIEVNGRKVNKPSFQLKPGYVVTVRDRSKEKVPFQVAREGGYAGEGQTPKYLEVNLKALAFRLDRAPQRREIPVICDEQLVVEYYSR; translated from the coding sequence ATGGCGAACCAGAAGCGTCCCAAGGTCAAGATTGCCCGTGCGCTGGGTATCCCGCTGACCCCGAAGTCCGTCAAGTACTTCGAGGCCCGCCCGTACCCGCCCGGCCAGCACGGCCGCGGCCGCAAGCAGAACTCGGACTACAAGGTCCGTCTGCTCGAGAAGCAGCGTCTGCGCGCGCAGTACGACCTGAGCGAGACCCAGATGGCCCGCGCGTTCGACCGCGCGAAGAAGGCCGAGGGCAAGACCGGTGAGGCGCTCGTCGCCGACCTGGAGGTGCGCCTCGACTCCCTGGTGCTGCGTTCGGGCATCGCCCGCACCATCTACCAGGCTCGCCAGATGGTCGTTCACGGCCACATCGAGGTCAACGGCCGCAAGGTCAACAAGCCCTCGTTCCAGCTGAAGCCGGGCTACGTCGTGACCGTTCGCGACCGTAGCAAGGAGAAGGTCCCGTTCCAGGTCGCCCGTGAGGGTGGCTACGCGGGTGAGGGCCAGACCCCGAAGTACCTCGAGGTCAACCTCAAGGCCCTGGCCTTCCGCCTGGACCGCGCCCCGCAGCGTCGTGAGATCCCCGTGATCTGCGACGAGCAGCTGGTCGTCGAGTACTACTCGCGCTGA
- a CDS encoding replication-associated recombination protein A — translation MDEPDLFTAAAEERQAKEPGRAPLAVRMRPRTLDEVAGQRQLLKDGSPLRRLVSGSRGPAATSSVILWGPPGTGKTTLAHVISQAVEGRFVELSAITAGVKEVRAVIEGARRAVGMSGKETVLFLDEIHRFSKAQQDSLLPAVENRWVTLIAATTENPYFSVISPLLSRSLLLTLESLTDDDVRALLHRAVADERGLGGALELTAEAEDHLVRLAGGDARRALTTLEAAAGAALEKSEPAITLATTETAVNKAAVRYDKDGDQHYDVASALIKSIRGSDVDATLHYLARMIEAGEDPRFIARRLMISASEDIGLADPTALQTAVAAAQAVALIGFPEARIILSQAAIALALAAKSNAAYLAIDAALADVRQGLAGAVPPHLRDAHYGGAGKLGHGQGYQYPHDLPGGIAAQQYAPDSVHGKVYYRPTRHGGEARYADVVEWTRGRLAGAPAGPAREKGPREPVRKGPAVAPAPAPAPAAAAGDADGGAEQGSGAEGGTAGKGTGEKGE, via the coding sequence GTGGACGAACCGGACCTCTTCACCGCAGCCGCCGAGGAACGCCAGGCCAAGGAGCCCGGGCGGGCCCCGCTCGCCGTGCGGATGCGCCCGCGCACCCTGGACGAGGTCGCCGGCCAGCGCCAGCTGCTCAAGGACGGCTCACCGCTGCGCCGCCTGGTCAGCGGCTCGCGCGGCCCGGCCGCGACCAGCTCGGTGATCCTCTGGGGGCCGCCCGGGACGGGCAAGACCACCCTGGCGCACGTGATCAGCCAGGCCGTGGAGGGCCGCTTCGTCGAGCTGTCCGCGATCACCGCCGGCGTCAAGGAGGTCCGGGCCGTCATCGAGGGGGCCCGCCGGGCCGTCGGCATGAGCGGCAAGGAGACGGTGCTCTTCCTGGACGAGATCCACCGCTTCTCCAAGGCGCAGCAGGACTCGCTGCTGCCGGCCGTCGAGAACCGCTGGGTCACTCTGATCGCCGCCACCACCGAGAACCCGTACTTCTCGGTGATCTCCCCGCTGCTCTCCCGCTCGCTGCTGCTCACCCTGGAGTCGCTCACCGACGACGACGTCCGGGCCCTGCTGCACCGGGCGGTGGCCGACGAGCGCGGGCTCGGCGGGGCGCTGGAGCTCACCGCGGAGGCCGAGGACCACCTCGTCCGGCTGGCCGGCGGGGACGCCCGGCGGGCGCTCACCACGCTGGAGGCCGCGGCCGGGGCGGCACTGGAGAAGTCCGAGCCGGCCATCACCCTGGCGACCACCGAGACGGCCGTCAACAAGGCGGCGGTGCGCTACGACAAGGACGGCGACCAGCACTACGACGTCGCCAGCGCGCTGATCAAGTCGATCCGCGGCAGCGACGTGGACGCCACCCTGCACTACCTGGCCAGGATGATCGAGGCGGGGGAGGACCCGCGGTTCATCGCCCGCCGGCTGATGATCTCCGCCAGCGAGGACATCGGCCTGGCCGACCCGACCGCCCTGCAGACGGCCGTGGCGGCCGCCCAGGCGGTGGCGCTGATCGGCTTCCCGGAGGCGCGGATCATCCTCTCCCAGGCGGCCATCGCACTGGCCCTGGCGGCCAAGTCGAACGCCGCCTACCTGGCCATCGACGCGGCCCTCGCGGACGTCCGGCAGGGTCTGGCCGGCGCCGTGCCGCCGCACCTGCGGGACGCGCACTACGGCGGCGCGGGGAAGCTCGGCCACGGCCAGGGGTACCAGTACCCGCACGACCTGCCCGGCGGCATCGCCGCCCAGCAGTACGCGCCGGACTCGGTGCACGGCAAGGTCTACTACCGGCCGACCCGGCACGGCGGCGAGGCCCGCTACGCCGACGTGGTGGAGTGGACCAGGGGCCGGCTGGCCGGCGCACCGGCCGGTCCGGCCCGTGAGAAGGGCCCCCGGGAGCCGGTGCGGAAGGGCCCGGCCGTCGCGCCCGCGCCCGCGCCTGCACCGGCAGCGGCGGCGGGGGACGCCGACGGCGGCGCCGAGCAGGGGAGCGGCGCCGAGGGCGGTACGGCGGGAAAGGGCACCGGGGAAAAGGGCGAGTGA
- a CDS encoding GNAT family N-acetyltransferase, translating into MTLRTRVETPEDAPATRRVHMAAFPGPDEADLVDALRRDPAWLPELSLVAVDKGGLVIGHALLTRLRVGDGDGLALAPVAVAPEWQRKGVGELVVRAALTAADEAGERVVVVLGDPDYYGRFGFAPAVEHDLTGPFEVPDSYFQALTLSAYDGGPRGLCRYPEPFDSV; encoded by the coding sequence ATGACCCTGCGTACGAGAGTTGAGACCCCTGAGGACGCCCCGGCCACCCGGCGGGTCCACATGGCGGCCTTCCCCGGGCCGGACGAGGCGGACCTCGTCGACGCGCTGCGCCGCGACCCGGCCTGGCTGCCCGAACTGTCCCTGGTGGCGGTCGACAAGGGCGGACTCGTGATCGGCCACGCACTGCTGACCCGGCTCCGGGTCGGCGACGGGGACGGCCTGGCGCTCGCCCCGGTCGCGGTGGCGCCCGAGTGGCAGCGCAAGGGCGTCGGCGAGCTGGTGGTGCGGGCCGCGCTGACCGCCGCCGACGAGGCGGGGGAGCGGGTGGTGGTGGTGCTGGGCGACCCCGACTACTACGGCCGGTTCGGGTTCGCCCCGGCCGTCGAGCACGATCTGACCGGCCCGTTCGAGGTGCCGGACAGCTACTTCCAGGCACTCACCCTCTCCGCGTACGACGGCGGCCCGCGCGGGCTCTGTCGCTACCCGGAGCCCTTCGACTCGGTCTGA
- the aspS gene encoding aspartate--tRNA ligase, which yields MIRTHDAGTLRAEHAGTTITLAGWVARRRDHGGVAFIDLRDASGTVQIVVRDLDSVHGLRAEYCVKVTGDVRIRPEGNENTEIATGAVEVVVSEIEVLSEAAPLPFPVAEYEPGTVNEEVRLRYRYLDLRREGPARALRLRSKVNHVIRTVMEENGFLDIETPYLTRSTPEGARDFLVPVRLQPGHWYALPQSPQLFKQLLMVAGMEKYYQIARCFRDEDFRADRQPEFTQLDIEASFVDQEDILALGEKTVAAIWREVHGYEIPNPLPRMTYADAMNRYGSDKPDVRFGQELTDLTEYFKGTEFRVFQAPYVGAVVMPGGASQPRKQLDAWQDWAKARGARGLAYVVIDAETGELRGPVAKNLSEEHLAGLAAAAGAKNGDAIFFAAGRKTASQELLGAARLEIGRRCDLIDESQWAFLWVVDFPMFEPIEDDKGQFQGWHAVHHPFTAPTAESLATFDTDPGSALSNAYDLVLNGSELGGGSIRIHQRDVQKRAFDAIGLSEEEAQSQFGFLLDAFNYGPPPHGGVAFGLDRIVTLLGGYDTIRDVIAFPKTSTGGDPLTGAPTAITPAQRREAGVDAQPKVREEAKPKGETEQQA from the coding sequence GTGATCCGCACGCACGACGCGGGCACGCTCCGCGCGGAGCACGCCGGCACCACCATCACCCTGGCCGGCTGGGTCGCCCGCCGCCGCGACCACGGCGGCGTCGCCTTCATCGACCTGCGCGACGCCTCCGGCACCGTGCAGATCGTGGTGCGCGACCTGGACTCCGTGCACGGCCTGCGCGCCGAGTACTGCGTCAAGGTCACCGGCGACGTCCGGATCCGCCCCGAGGGCAACGAGAACACCGAGATCGCGACCGGCGCCGTCGAGGTCGTCGTCAGCGAGATCGAGGTGCTCTCCGAGGCCGCCCCGCTGCCCTTCCCGGTCGCCGAGTACGAGCCGGGCACGGTCAACGAGGAGGTCCGCCTCCGGTACCGCTACCTGGACCTGCGCCGCGAGGGCCCGGCCCGCGCGCTGCGCCTGCGCTCCAAGGTCAACCACGTCATCCGCACGGTGATGGAGGAGAACGGCTTCCTCGACATCGAGACGCCGTACCTCACCCGCTCCACCCCCGAGGGCGCCCGCGACTTCCTCGTCCCGGTCCGCCTGCAGCCGGGGCACTGGTACGCCCTGCCGCAGTCGCCGCAGCTGTTCAAGCAGCTGCTGATGGTGGCCGGGATGGAGAAGTACTACCAGATCGCCCGCTGCTTCCGGGACGAGGACTTCCGCGCCGACCGGCAGCCGGAGTTCACCCAGCTGGACATCGAGGCCTCCTTCGTCGACCAGGAGGACATCCTGGCCCTGGGCGAGAAGACCGTCGCCGCCATCTGGCGCGAGGTGCACGGGTACGAGATCCCGAACCCGCTGCCCCGGATGACCTACGCGGACGCCATGAACCGCTACGGCTCCGACAAGCCGGACGTCCGCTTCGGCCAGGAACTCACCGACCTCACCGAGTACTTCAAGGGCACCGAGTTCCGGGTCTTCCAGGCCCCGTACGTCGGCGCGGTCGTCATGCCCGGCGGCGCCTCGCAGCCGCGCAAGCAGCTCGACGCCTGGCAGGACTGGGCCAAGGCGCGCGGCGCCCGCGGTCTCGCGTACGTCGTCATCGACGCCGAGACCGGCGAGCTGCGCGGCCCGGTCGCCAAGAACCTCAGCGAGGAGCACCTGGCCGGCCTCGCCGCCGCCGCCGGGGCGAAGAACGGTGACGCGATCTTCTTCGCGGCCGGCAGGAAGACCGCCTCGCAGGAGCTGCTCGGCGCGGCCCGCCTGGAGATCGGCCGCCGCTGCGACCTGATCGACGAGTCGCAGTGGGCCTTCCTCTGGGTGGTCGACTTCCCGATGTTCGAGCCGATCGAGGACGACAAGGGGCAGTTCCAGGGCTGGCACGCCGTCCACCACCCCTTCACCGCGCCGACCGCCGAGTCGCTCGCCACCTTCGACACCGACCCGGGCAGCGCGCTCTCCAACGCGTACGACCTGGTGCTCAACGGCTCGGAGCTGGGCGGCGGTTCGATCCGTATCCACCAGCGCGACGTGCAGAAGCGGGCGTTCGACGCGATCGGCCTCTCCGAGGAGGAGGCGCAGTCGCAGTTCGGCTTCCTGCTCGACGCCTTCAACTACGGCCCGCCGCCGCACGGCGGGGTCGCCTTCGGCCTGGACCGCATCGTCACGCTGCTGGGCGGGTACGACACCATCCGGGACGTCATCGCGTTCCCGAAGACGTCCACCGGCGGTGACCCGCTGACCGGTGCCCCCACGGCGATCACCCCGGCGCAGCGCCGCGAGGCGGGCGTCGACGCGCAGCCCAAGGTTCGTGAGGAAGCGAAGCCCAAGGGCGAGACCGAGCAGCAGGCCTGA